Genomic DNA from Bacteroidales bacterium:
CAACCTACTGAATTACAGTAGGTTGTTTTTGTTAATAACTTCTATTAACTTTTTTTTATATACATACGTATAAAGCCACAACTATAATATAATTTTGAGCCAAATATTTTTGAATATGACAACACAAAGAAATTTGATCCCCGATTATTTATTTGAAGTGAGCTGGGAAGTATGCAATAAAGTAGGAGGAATCTATACCGTAATTTCGACAAAAGCAAAATCAATATCCGATATTCTTAACGACCGATACATATTAATTGGTCCCGATGTTTGGAAAGACACAAACGAACATCACGAATTTATCGAAGACCATTTTTTATTTAGCTCATGGCGAAAACACCTTGAATACGAAGGCATTAAATGTAAGATTGGAAGATGGAATATTGCCGGAAGTCCTGTTGCTATTTTAGTTGACTTCACTTCGTATTTCTCACAAAAAGATAAAATTTTCTTCGAATTTTGGGAAAGTCATAAACTCGATTCACTTACAGGACAATGGGACTATATTGAACCGGCATTATTTGGTTATGCCGCTGCACGTATTATTCATAGCTTTTACGACTTTTTTATTACTGCACAAGATAAAGTTGTGGCACATTTTCACGAATGGATGACCGGAACCGGAGCCCTATATCTTAATAATAACGTACCTCAGGTAGCTACTGTTTTTACCACGCACGCAACTACACTTGGTAGAGCTATTGCTGGCAATGGCTTATCTTTATATTCACAAATAGAAGAATACGACCCCGACGAAATAGCACGTCGTTTTAACCTAATATCAAAATATTCACTCGAAAAGAATTCTGCTCTTGTAGCCGATGCTTTTACCGTTGTTAGCGATATTACTAATATTGAATGCGAGCATTTTTTGACTAAAAAAGCAGATGTTATTACCCCAAACGGTTTTGAGAACACTTTTGTCCCCGAAGGTGAACTCTTTACCCAAAAAAAACAGATCGCACGACGAAAATTAAAAAACATCGCCGAAGCCATGACCAATACCCCCATTCCTGACGATGCATTGTTCATTGCCAATAGTGGCAGGTACGAATTTCATAATAAAGGTATCGATGTATTTATCGATGCTTTAGCCGAACTTAACAGTAATCATCAACTGAATAAAAACATATATGCATTTATCCTTGTTCCAGCTAACCATGCAGGACCGAGAACCGAGGTAATTGAAAATATTCACAACTGCGATTATAGCCATCCTATCGAATACAATTATCTAACTCATAACTTACATCAAGCTGAATATGATCCTATATTAAACCGCATTCGCCAAAAAGAATTAAATAACAAATCTCACGATAATATTAAAATTTTCTTTGTACCCTGTTATTTAGATGGATTAGACGGAATTTTTAATTTGCCATATTACGATCTGCTTATTGGTTTTGACCTAACTGTATTTCCATCGTATTACGAACCTTGGGGATATACTCCTTTAGAAAGTTTGGCCTTTCATATACCTACTATAACAACCACTCTTGCGGGTTTTGGTTTGTGGATAAAAAATCATTTTTCAGACTATCAACATAGTGTTTACATTGTAGAACGGAACGACAACAACTACAACGAAGTAGTAATAAACACAGCACAAAGTATTTTAGAATATATTTCTCTGTCGGACGATTTACGATTAGCAGCAGAAAAGAAATCGTTCGAAATAGCATCTCAAATTCTTTGGGAAAAACTCCTTCATTATTATCTCGATGCTTATAATATTGCCTTAAATAAATCAATACTTCGTTACGAACTATATAAAAATAAAAAATTACCCGATACATTATTTACCGAAAACAATAATAATAAACCACAATGGCGTAAAATACTTGTTAATACATACTTACCCGATGCACTTATGGGACTTAAAGAAATGGCACAAAATTTATGGTGGTCATGGCATGTTCCAGCTATTGAAATGTTCGAATCCATCGATCCCTTCCTTTGGCGAAAATGTGAACGAAACCCCATTATTTTATTAGAACAACTATCGTTAGAACAATACAATCAATTGCTTGCCAACGAGTCGTTCATGACAAAATATAACGAAGTGTATAGCCAATTCAAAACCTATATCGAAAACAAACCTGAGCAAGACAATTTAATTGCATATTTTAGCATGGAATATGGCATACACGATAGTTTAAAAATTTATTCAGGAGGTTTAGGAGTGCTTGCCGGCGATTATTTAAAACAAGCCAGCGATTCTTGCAAAAATATGATTGGTGTCGGACTGCTTTATCGTTATGGTTACTTTACTCAATCGCTCAGCATAACAGGCGAACAAATTGCACTCAATGTTCCACAAAAATTTTCGCATTTACCCGTTTTACCTGTACGTAATGAGAATAACGATTGGGTAACCATTTCGCTATCATTTCCCGGTCGTACCGTTTATGCTAAAGTTTGGGTTGTTAATGTTGGTAGAGTTCCACTATACCTACTCGATACTGACATTGACGAAAATAATGCCGAAGATAGAACCATTACCCACCAACTATACGGAGGAGATAATGAAAATCGTTTAAAACAAGAAATCTTACTTGGTATTGGTGGTATCAAAATGCTCGAACTTTTAAAAATACAACCACAACTCTATCATTGCAACGAAGGACATGCTGCCTTTATTGGGCTAGAACGTTTACGTCGTTTCATAGAACAACGCCATTTAAGCTTTTACGAAGCTTTAGAAATAGTTCGAAGCTCTACACTCTTTACTACGCATACTCCAGTGCCAGCAGGGCACGATGTGTTCTCTGAAGCACTCATTAGAACCTATTTAGCCTATTATGCCGACAAATTCAACATAAGTTGGAATAGCTTTATTGGATTAGGAAGAGTTAACGAAGAAGACAGCAATGAACCATTCTCTATGAGTGTTCTTGCATGTAAGTTATCGCAAGAAGTAAATGGCGTAAGCCGCATTCATGGACGAGTATCAAGAGAAATGTTTCAGCCTATATGGAATAATTACTTCGCCGATGAACTCCACATTGGACATGTTACCAATGGTGTTCATTTTCCAACATGGGTAGCCAAACCCTGGCTTAAACTATATCATAAATATTTACCCTCAGAATTTATACATCAGCAACATAAAGCCGAATATTGGAAAGCAATAGAACAAGTTCCCGACGAAGAAATATGGAAAGTTCGTACTACCCTTAAACAAGAACTTT
This window encodes:
- the glgP gene encoding alpha-glucan family phosphorylase is translated as MTTQRNLIPDYLFEVSWEVCNKVGGIYTVISTKAKSISDILNDRYILIGPDVWKDTNEHHEFIEDHFLFSSWRKHLEYEGIKCKIGRWNIAGSPVAILVDFTSYFSQKDKIFFEFWESHKLDSLTGQWDYIEPALFGYAAARIIHSFYDFFITAQDKVVAHFHEWMTGTGALYLNNNVPQVATVFTTHATTLGRAIAGNGLSLYSQIEEYDPDEIARRFNLISKYSLEKNSALVADAFTVVSDITNIECEHFLTKKADVITPNGFENTFVPEGELFTQKKQIARRKLKNIAEAMTNTPIPDDALFIANSGRYEFHNKGIDVFIDALAELNSNHQLNKNIYAFILVPANHAGPRTEVIENIHNCDYSHPIEYNYLTHNLHQAEYDPILNRIRQKELNNKSHDNIKIFFVPCYLDGLDGIFNLPYYDLLIGFDLTVFPSYYEPWGYTPLESLAFHIPTITTTLAGFGLWIKNHFSDYQHSVYIVERNDNNYNEVVINTAQSILEYISLSDDLRLAAEKKSFEIASQILWEKLLHYYLDAYNIALNKSILRYELYKNKKLPDTLFTENNNNKPQWRKILVNTYLPDALMGLKEMAQNLWWSWHVPAIEMFESIDPFLWRKCERNPIILLEQLSLEQYNQLLANESFMTKYNEVYSQFKTYIENKPEQDNLIAYFSMEYGIHDSLKIYSGGLGVLAGDYLKQASDSCKNMIGVGLLYRYGYFTQSLSITGEQIALNVPQKFSHLPVLPVRNENNDWVTISLSFPGRTVYAKVWVVNVGRVPLYLLDTDIDENNAEDRTITHQLYGGDNENRLKQEILLGIGGIKMLELLKIQPQLYHCNEGHAAFIGLERLRRFIEQRHLSFYEALEIVRSSTLFTTHTPVPAGHDVFSEALIRTYLAYYADKFNISWNSFIGLGRVNEEDSNEPFSMSVLACKLSQEVNGVSRIHGRVSREMFQPIWNNYFADELHIGHVTNGVHFPTWVAKPWLKLYHKYLPSEFIHQQHKAEYWKAIEQVPDEEIWKVRTTLKQELFVFLRKRLMENLEIRQENPKVVLELIEKLNDNILTIGFARRFATYKRAHLLFSDLNRLSRLVNHTERPMMFIFAGKAHPADKAGQDLIKMIYEVSHKPEFIGKILFVENYDMELASKLIQGVDVWLNTPTRPLEASGTSGEKAIMNGVVNCSVLDGWWAEGYVKGAGWALKEERTYTNQAYQDNLDAETLYYLFENEIAPTYYQRDENQISTKWISHIKKTISSIAPHFTMQRQLNDYYEKFYNKLLERRKILTDNQYEQARAIAAWKLRMLRAWESIEVVNITTPDVTARPLNLGDYFTAQVCLNLHEIPAKEINIEVLFGKKEFDEMKKILFVEKLIPIKEEKGMVTYECKIPITKVGVFDYAFRVYPTHPLLPHRMDFPLVKWL